One Cricetulus griseus strain 17A/GY chromosome 5, alternate assembly CriGri-PICRH-1.0, whole genome shotgun sequence genomic window carries:
- the Fkbp3 gene encoding peptidyl-prolyl cis-trans isomerase FKBP3 isoform X2 has translation MAAAVPQRAWTVEQLRSEQLPKKDIIKFLQDHGSDSFLAEHKLLGNIKNVAKTANKDHLVTAYNHLFETKRFKGTETVSKVSEQVKNVKLNDDKPKETKSEETLDEGPPKYTKSILKKGDKTNFPKKGDIVHCWYTGTLPDGTVFDTNIQTSSKKKKNAKPLSFKVGVGKVIRGWDEALLTMSKGEKARLEIEPEWAYGKKGQPDAKIPPNTKLIFEVELVDID, from the exons ATGGCGGCGGCTGTTCCCCAGCGTGCATGGACCGTGGAGCAGTTGCGCAGCGAGCAGCTGCCCAAGAAGGACATTATCAAGTTTCTGCAGGATCACGGTTCAGATTCG TTTCTTGCAGAGCATAAGCTATTGGGAAACATTAAAAATGTAGCTAAGACTGCTAATAAGGACCATTTGGTTACAGCCTACAACCATCTTTTTGAAACTAAG cgtTTCAAGGGtactgaaactgtaagtaaagTGTCTGAACAAGTGAAAAATGTGAAACTTAATGACGATAAACCCAAAGAAACCAAATCTGAAGAGACTCTTGATGAG ggtCCACCTAAATATACAAAATCTATTCTAAAAAAGGGAGATAAAACAAACTTTCCCAAAAAGGGAGACATTGTTCACTGCTGGTATACAGGGACACTCCCGGATGGAACTGTTTTTGATACTAATATTCAAACAA gttcaaagaagaagaaaaatgccaAGCCTTTAAGCTTCAAGGTCGGAGTAGGCAAGGTTATCAGAGGA TGGGATGAAGCGCTCCTGACTATGAGTAAAGGAGAAAAGGCTCGACTGGAGATTGAACCAGAATGGGCCTATGGAAAGAAAGGACAGCCTGATGCCAA AATTCCACCAAATACCAAACTCATTTTTGAAGTGGAATTAGTAGATATTGACTGA